A stretch of Allostreptomyces psammosilenae DNA encodes these proteins:
- a CDS encoding HAD family hydrolase, which translates to MTVLVASDLDRTLIYSPAALELAPPDAAAPRLLCVEVYEGKPLSFLTERAAHLLARLAEAAVFVPVTTRTEEQYRRIHLPGAAEVAPFAVTTNGGRLLVDGVVDEDWSQLVRKRLVEGCAPLAEIVDHLAEAAHPEWTLKHRVAEELFAYLVVRRDLLPAGWVAELTGWAAERGWRVSLQGRKVYLVPGPLTKRAALEEVAVRSGATRTLAAGDSLLDAELLSAADLAWMPGHGELADAGWTAAGVVPLTERGAAAGEEILRRMCAEAGAVVD; encoded by the coding sequence ATGACCGTGCTGGTGGCCAGCGACCTGGACCGGACCCTCATCTACTCCCCGGCCGCCCTGGAACTGGCGCCGCCGGACGCGGCGGCACCCCGGCTGCTGTGCGTGGAGGTCTACGAGGGCAAACCGCTCAGCTTCCTCACCGAGCGGGCGGCCCACCTGCTCGCCCGCCTCGCCGAGGCCGCCGTGTTCGTCCCGGTGACCACGCGCACGGAGGAGCAGTACCGCCGCATCCACCTGCCCGGTGCGGCCGAGGTGGCGCCGTTCGCGGTGACCACCAACGGCGGCCGGCTGCTGGTCGACGGAGTGGTGGACGAGGACTGGTCGCAGCTGGTGCGCAAACGGCTGGTGGAGGGCTGCGCGCCGCTCGCGGAGATCGTCGACCACCTGGCGGAGGCAGCCCACCCCGAGTGGACGCTCAAGCACAGGGTGGCGGAGGAGCTCTTCGCCTACCTGGTGGTGCGGCGCGACCTGCTGCCGGCGGGCTGGGTCGCCGAGCTGACCGGCTGGGCGGCGGAGCGCGGGTGGCGGGTGTCGCTCCAGGGACGGAAGGTGTACCTGGTGCCGGGGCCGCTGACCAAGCGGGCCGCCCTGGAGGAGGTGGCGGTGCGCAGCGGCGCCACCCGGACCCTCGCCGCCGGCGACTCCCTGCTGGACGCCGAACTGCTCAGCGCCGCCGACCTCGCCTGGATGCCCGGGCACGGCGAGCTGGCCGACGCCGGCTGGACGGCCGCGGGCGTGGTCCCGCTGACCGAGCGCGGAGCGGCCGCCGGCGAGGAGATCCTCCGCCGGATGTGCGCGGAGGCGGGGGCGGTGGTGGACTGA
- a CDS encoding class I SAM-dependent methyltransferase, whose amino-acid sequence MEPIQPIEPTEAPEPTQPTPPQQTPTAPPEPAENHWIQQPATTTEEIRLRHEANRVAWNEAASAYSTELEQTIAELRAGTSHLHPLERAALGDLRPWCTRAVHLQCASGADTISLLLEGATEVVGVDISDAHIANARRTAEALDAPATFLRCDVLDTPHDLDGTADLVYTGRGALCWIHDLDGWAAVVARLLAPGGVLSILEDHPAKFLFRTDSDRLDPSGQDYFQHAEANRGWGEQYIGGDGVTRQAVKHERIWPLSAVVQALIDQGLVIRRLEEHPVDYWQAFPHLPEDLRRTLPMTFLLLAAKPR is encoded by the coding sequence ATGGAGCCGATCCAGCCCATCGAGCCGACCGAGGCCCCCGAGCCGACCCAGCCGACGCCGCCCCAGCAGACGCCCACCGCTCCCCCCGAGCCTGCCGAGAACCACTGGATCCAGCAACCGGCCACGACGACCGAGGAGATCCGGCTGCGCCACGAGGCCAACCGCGTCGCCTGGAACGAAGCGGCCTCCGCCTACAGCACCGAGCTCGAGCAGACCATCGCCGAACTGCGCGCCGGCACCTCCCACCTCCACCCCCTCGAACGAGCCGCCCTCGGAGACCTGCGCCCCTGGTGCACCCGGGCCGTCCACCTGCAGTGCGCGTCCGGCGCGGACACCATCTCGCTGCTGCTCGAAGGGGCCACGGAGGTCGTGGGGGTGGACATCTCCGACGCGCACATCGCCAACGCCCGACGCACGGCCGAAGCGCTCGACGCCCCCGCCACCTTCCTGCGCTGCGACGTCCTGGACACCCCGCACGACCTCGACGGCACCGCCGACCTCGTCTACACCGGCCGAGGGGCCCTGTGCTGGATCCACGACCTGGACGGCTGGGCCGCCGTCGTCGCCCGCCTGCTCGCCCCCGGTGGCGTCCTCAGCATCCTGGAGGACCACCCCGCCAAGTTCCTGTTCCGCACCGACAGCGACCGGCTGGACCCCTCCGGCCAGGACTACTTCCAGCACGCGGAGGCCAACCGCGGCTGGGGCGAGCAGTACATCGGCGGCGACGGCGTCACCCGGCAGGCCGTCAAACACGAACGGATCTGGCCGCTGTCCGCCGTCGTGCAGGCACTGATCGACCAGGGGCTGGTCATCCGCCGTCTGGAGGAGCACCCGGTCGACTACTGGCAGGCGTTCCCCCACCTGCCCGAGGACCTGCGCCGCACCCTGCCGATGACCTTCCTGCTGCTGGCCGCCAAGCCGCGCTAG
- a CDS encoding 8-amino-7-oxononanoate synthase — protein sequence MPVDGSGGPDPARVFDWVDRRAELRARAGLTRVTRPRSASSPLLDLAGNDYLGLTRHPEVVAAATSATREWGAGATGSRLVTGTTELHEELEAELAAFTGAEAALVFASGYAANLAALTALTGPGTVVVADAYNHASLIDGCRLSRARTVVFPHRDVAAVERELAAAGSARALVVTDSVFSVDGDAAPLAELAAVCRAHGAALLVDDAHGLGVLGGGGVGALAAAGLAGAPDVVATVTLSKSLGAQGGAVLGPRRVVRHLVETARTFIFDTGLAPACVGGALGALRLLRAEPERAARVRAVARRLADALGGAGLAVSVPEAAVVSVRAPSPEAAVAWAAACREAGVAVGCFRPPSVPDGMSRLRLTARADLTPEQVARVVEVVAATAPAPAAEGGGV from the coding sequence GTGCCGGTGGACGGGTCCGGGGGGCCCGACCCCGCGCGGGTCTTCGACTGGGTGGACCGGCGGGCCGAGCTGCGTGCGCGGGCCGGGCTGACCCGGGTCACCCGCCCGCGGTCGGCCTCCTCCCCGCTGCTGGACCTGGCCGGGAACGACTACCTGGGTCTGACCCGGCACCCGGAGGTGGTGGCGGCGGCCACGTCGGCCACCCGGGAGTGGGGTGCCGGGGCCACTGGTTCCCGGCTGGTCACCGGCACCACGGAGCTGCACGAGGAGTTGGAGGCGGAGCTGGCCGCCTTCACCGGGGCGGAGGCGGCGCTCGTCTTCGCCTCCGGCTACGCCGCCAATCTGGCCGCGCTGACCGCGCTGACCGGGCCGGGCACGGTGGTCGTCGCCGACGCCTACAACCACGCCTCGTTGATCGACGGCTGCCGGCTGTCCCGGGCCCGGACGGTGGTGTTCCCGCACCGCGACGTGGCGGCGGTCGAGCGGGAGCTGGCGGCCGCCGGCTCGGCGCGGGCGCTGGTGGTGACCGACTCGGTGTTCTCGGTGGACGGCGACGCGGCGCCGCTGGCGGAGCTGGCCGCGGTCTGTCGGGCGCACGGCGCGGCGCTGCTGGTGGACGACGCGCACGGCCTGGGCGTGCTGGGTGGCGGCGGGGTGGGGGCGCTGGCGGCGGCCGGGCTGGCGGGGGCGCCGGACGTGGTGGCCACGGTGACGCTCTCGAAGTCCCTGGGCGCGCAGGGCGGGGCGGTGCTGGGGCCGCGCCGGGTGGTGCGGCACCTGGTCGAGACGGCGCGGACGTTCATCTTCGACACCGGGCTGGCCCCGGCGTGCGTGGGCGGCGCGCTGGGGGCGCTGCGGCTGCTGCGCGCCGAGCCGGAACGGGCGGCGCGGGTGCGGGCGGTGGCCCGGCGGTTGGCCGACGCCCTGGGCGGGGCGGGGCTGGCGGTGAGCGTGCCGGAGGCCGCCGTGGTGTCCGTCCGGGCGCCCTCGCCGGAGGCGGCGGTGGCGTGGGCGGCGGCCTGCCGGGAGGCCGGCGTGGCGGTGGGGTGCTTCCGTCCGCCGTCCGTGCCGGACGGGATGTCCCGTCTGCGGCTCACCGCCCGGGCCGACCTGACGCCGGAGCAGGTGGCCCGGGTGGTGGAGGTGGTGGCGGCGACCGCGCCGGCGCCAGCCGCGGAGGGCGGTGGGGTCTAG
- a CDS encoding enoyl-CoA hydratase/isomerase family protein, which translates to MPDPSPLPSPATTPLWERDGVRLATAGPVATVTLCRAERRNAQTPAMWRALAEAGRALPDEVRVVVLAAEGVSFSAGLDRRMFTPEGVESAPSLTDLAALPAAELDAAIAGFQEAFTWWRRADVVSVAAVRGHAVGAGFQLALACDLRVCAADARFSMRETSLGLVPDLAGTKPLVDLVGYGRALEICATGRWVGAAEAERIGLANLVVPETELDAAVNDLAAALLAAPSDAVTETKALLLGAAERSYDEQRAAERAAQARRLRALAGHQPG; encoded by the coding sequence GTGCCCGACCCGTCGCCGCTTCCCTCCCCCGCCACCACCCCGCTGTGGGAACGCGACGGCGTCCGGCTGGCGACCGCCGGCCCCGTCGCCACCGTGACCCTGTGCCGGGCCGAGCGCCGCAACGCGCAGACGCCGGCGATGTGGCGGGCGCTGGCGGAGGCGGGGCGGGCCTTGCCGGACGAGGTGCGCGTGGTGGTGCTCGCGGCCGAGGGGGTGTCCTTCTCCGCCGGGTTGGACCGGCGGATGTTCACCCCGGAGGGCGTCGAGTCGGCGCCCTCCCTGACCGACCTCGCCGCGCTGCCGGCCGCCGAGCTCGACGCGGCGATCGCCGGCTTCCAGGAGGCGTTCACCTGGTGGCGCCGGGCGGACGTGGTGAGTGTCGCGGCCGTGCGGGGGCACGCGGTGGGCGCCGGCTTCCAACTGGCGCTCGCCTGCGACCTGCGGGTCTGCGCCGCGGACGCGCGCTTCTCGATGCGCGAGACCAGCCTCGGGCTGGTGCCGGACCTCGCCGGCACCAAGCCGCTGGTCGACCTGGTCGGCTACGGACGGGCCCTGGAGATCTGCGCCACCGGCCGGTGGGTGGGGGCGGCGGAGGCGGAGCGCATCGGGCTGGCGAACCTGGTGGTGCCGGAGACCGAGCTGGACGCCGCGGTCAACGACCTGGCCGCCGCGCTGCTGGCCGCGCCGAGCGACGCCGTGACCGAGACCAAGGCGCTGCTGCTCGGGGCGGCGGAGCGCTCCTACGACGAGCAGCGCGCCGCCGAACGCGCGGCCCAGGCGCGCCGCCTGCGCGCACTGGCCGGGCACCAGCCGGGATGA
- a CDS encoding cytochrome P450 has translation MTIPAMTETVPEAALGGPSETTDPLDALDLFGTAFVANPYPTLDRLRTDAPVHHDPRTGLWLVSRHRDIRHVLLDPDAYRPDNAQLAVTPVPVAALRTLVRAGFSLPPALANNPTPSHTGLRRLVTRFFNAARVAAAVPVIERIATDLLDGVVGELAATGEADLVRHYARPLPCRVLTHLLGIDGTTPEELADWSDAALELFWGRPTPERQHELADLAADFHRWLDRTVRHARTTGAPPDSLIGALVRHRLPDGTPLDDATAVAACYFVFIAGQSTTGQLLSTVLYRALTEPDRWPAAAAAAEDDVDTRDWVEEVLRREPPVATWRRITARPVELAGTPLPEGAHLLLMLLGSGSDPEVFDDPERLCPHRANTRHHLAFGAGRHRCPGAALARTEAAVALRTAARRLPAIAVAEETAPPMLGLISFRAPLRLRVRPGGADAPEAPRPAVAGGPA, from the coding sequence ATGACGATCCCGGCAATGACCGAGACCGTGCCCGAAGCCGCCCTTGGCGGACCGTCAGAGACGACGGACCCCCTGGACGCCCTGGACCTCTTCGGTACCGCCTTCGTGGCGAACCCGTACCCCACGCTCGACCGACTGCGCACCGACGCGCCCGTACACCACGACCCCCGCACCGGCCTGTGGCTGGTCAGCCGGCACCGTGACATCCGGCACGTCCTGCTCGACCCGGACGCCTACCGCCCGGACAACGCGCAGCTCGCCGTCACACCGGTGCCCGTCGCCGCGCTGCGGACCCTCGTCCGCGCCGGGTTCTCGCTGCCCCCCGCCCTGGCCAACAACCCCACCCCCAGCCACACCGGGCTGCGCCGCCTGGTCACCCGCTTCTTCAACGCCGCCCGGGTCGCCGCCGCCGTCCCGGTGATCGAACGCATCGCCACCGACCTGCTCGACGGCGTGGTCGGCGAGCTGGCGGCCACCGGAGAGGCCGACCTCGTCCGGCACTACGCCCGCCCGCTGCCCTGCCGGGTCCTCACCCACCTGCTCGGCATCGACGGCACCACGCCCGAGGAACTGGCCGACTGGAGCGACGCCGCACTGGAACTCTTCTGGGGCCGGCCCACGCCGGAGCGCCAGCACGAACTGGCGGACCTCGCCGCGGACTTCCACCGCTGGCTCGACCGCACCGTCCGCCACGCCCGCACCACCGGCGCCCCGCCGGACAGCCTGATCGGCGCCCTCGTCCGCCACCGCCTCCCCGACGGCACCCCGCTGGACGACGCCACCGCGGTCGCCGCCTGCTACTTCGTCTTCATCGCGGGACAGTCCACCACCGGCCAACTGCTCTCCACCGTGCTGTACCGGGCCCTCACCGAGCCCGACCGGTGGCCGGCCGCGGCCGCGGCGGCCGAGGACGACGTCGACACCCGCGACTGGGTGGAGGAGGTGCTGCGCCGCGAACCACCCGTGGCCACCTGGCGGCGGATCACCGCCCGCCCCGTGGAACTCGCCGGCACGCCGCTGCCCGAGGGCGCCCACCTGCTGCTGATGCTCCTCGGCAGCGGCTCGGACCCGGAGGTCTTCGACGACCCGGAACGGCTGTGCCCGCACCGCGCCAACACCCGCCACCACCTCGCCTTCGGCGCCGGCCGGCACCGCTGCCCCGGGGCCGCGCTGGCCCGCACCGAGGCCGCGGTCGCGCTGCGCACCGCCGCCCGGCGGCTGCCCGCGATCGCCGTCGCGGAGGAGACCGCGCCGCCGATGCTCGGCCTGATCTCCTTCCGGGCGCCGCTGCGCCTGCGGGTGCGGCCGGGCGGCGCCGACGCGCCCGAGGCACCCCGGCCGGCCGTGGCGGGAGGACCGGCATGA